From Anaerotruncus rubiinfantis:
AGGCAGGGGCTACAGGCGCGGCAGCGCATCCGCAGGCAGGGGCCATGGGCGCAGCGGTACAACCGCAGGAGGATGCTGGGGCAGCTTTACTTGTGCAGGGAGTGGTCGGAACTGTATCGGGCGGGTTGCATTTCTTATCAAAGCTTGGGTTGAAAGCGTAAAAGTTCTTTGCATCGAGATTATCCTGCGTAATACGCAGCGCGTCGCCGAAGCGCTGGAAATGCACGACTTCACGCTCGCGCAGGAACTTGATCGGATCGCGGACGTCAGGGTCGTCGATCAGCCGAAGGATATTGTCGTAAGAAAGCCGGGCTTTCTGTTCAGCAGCGAGATCCTCATAAAGATCTGCCAGCGCATCGCCAGTGACCTGCAGGATCGCGGTAGTGAACGGTGTACCCGAGGCAAATTGCGGGAATGCCCCGGTGGTGTGATCGACAAAATAGGTGTCGAATCCGCTCTTCTTGATGTCAGCCATGGACAGGTTCTGGGTGAGCTGATAGAGAATGGCGGAGATCATTTCAACGTGTGCAAGCTCTTCTGTGCCGATGTCGGTCAGCATCCCTTTCACTTGGCCGTACGGCATGCTGTAACGCTGCTGCAGGTAGCGGGTAGCCGCTCCGATTTCTCCGTCAGGTCCGCCGAGTTGGCTGATAATCACCTTGGCAAGCGCGGGATTTGGATTTTTAATTTTCACAGGGTATTCCAGTTTTTTCTCATATAACCACATGGATGTACTTAAGCCTCCTTTTCCCACGGCCACGGATTGTCGGTCCAGGACCATCTGGTTGCATCTGAATTTTGACGGTTGGTAAGCGGGCCAAACTGTTCGTTATAAAGCCGGACTGCTTCTTCATGCAATTGTTTGTGCTTTTGGTAATAAGCGAGCGCTTTCGGACAGTTCGGATGACTGTCCAGGTAGAGGGAAACCTCGGTGAGCGCGAAATCGTAGGTGCGGATCAGATTGAGCAAGCGCTGTCTCTCACACACAGGAACACGCCCCCTCACAGAACGGTTTATCAAGCCCAGGGAAGATGGTGCCGCGTTTGAGACCAACTTCGGCTTCGTAAACCGTGTCCCATTCCTGCCATGGCGAATAGGTCATCGCCAATGCAGGCATTTCGTCGGGACAGAAATCTTCTTCGACGGTAATAAGGACCGCCGGAGCGTCAAGTTTACAATCCATATACGAAAATCTCTCCTTTATCAAGACTAGGGGTCAGTACCCATCAATTCATTCTATGGCGCTCCTGTAAAAGCGTTCATCGCGTTTTTTTCAGGGAATTTGGCGTTTGTGTCACAAAATATAAAATTGCTGCCATAAGATTCCTGAAAAACAAAATGTGCCTTCCACATAAATCCGATTTTGCCAGTCAATAATAACCTTGCCAAGACAAAGCCAATGGAAGATGGCAAAATAAAAGGAGGAACAATTCTGATGAAAGCCACAGGAATTGTGAGGCGCATTGACGACTTGGGCCGCGTAGTCATACCGAAAGAAATCCGGCGCACAATGCGAATTAGAGAGGGCGATCCTCTTGAAATATATACGGATAATGACGGCGAAGTGATCTTTAAAAAGTATTC
This genomic window contains:
- a CDS encoding spore coat associated protein CotJA; the protein is MDCKLDAPAVLITVEEDFCPDEMPALAMTYSPWQEWDTVYEAEVGLKRGTIFPGLDKPFCEGACSCV
- a CDS encoding spore coat protein CotJB, coding for MCERQRLLNLIRTYDFALTEVSLYLDSHPNCPKALAYYQKHKQLHEEAVRLYNEQFGPLTNRQNSDATRWSWTDNPWPWEKEA